The proteins below are encoded in one region of Labilibaculum sp. DW002:
- the aspS gene encoding aspartate--tRNA ligase, producing the protein MYRTHTCGELRIQNVKETVTLSGWVQKARDLGGMTFVDLRDRYGITQFVFDMETNPELCAQARKLGREFVVAITGTVNERQSKNSKIPTGDIEIIAEKVEVLSKSITPPFTIEENTDGGDELRMKYRYLDLRRNSVRENLVMRHKMGIEIRNFLDQLNFIETETPVLIKSTPEGARDFIVPSRMNPGEFYALPQSPQVFKQLLMISGFDRYYQIVKCFRDEDLRADRQPEFTQIDCEMAFVEQDDILNTFESLTKHLFKKLKNVELNFDFPKLDYADAMKYYGNDKPDTRFEMKFVDLSVVAKGNDFKVFDEAEYIGAICATGCATYTRKQLDKLTDFVKKPQIGAKGLVYVKYNEDGSFKSSVDKFYSAEHLQKWAEACNAKPGDLILVLVGDRNTTLPQLSELRLEMGSQLGLRDNEKFSPLWVVDFPLLEWDEDNKRFHAMHHPFTSPKKEDFHLLDTDPGAVRANAYDLVINGVEIGGGSIRIHDTEQQAQMFKHLGFTDEEAQEQFGFLMDAFQYGAPPHGGIAFGFDRLASLFAGIESIRDVIAFPKNNSGRDVMIDSPSTIAEEQMIELGLDYRKKSE; encoded by the coding sequence CATACTTGTGGTGAATTAAGAATTCAGAATGTAAAGGAAACTGTAACCCTTAGTGGTTGGGTGCAAAAAGCACGTGACTTAGGAGGAATGACCTTTGTCGATCTTCGAGATCGTTATGGTATTACTCAGTTTGTTTTCGACATGGAAACCAATCCAGAGCTATGTGCTCAGGCTAGAAAATTAGGTCGTGAATTTGTTGTTGCAATTACCGGAACCGTTAATGAACGTCAAAGTAAAAACTCAAAAATACCTACAGGTGACATTGAGATAATTGCTGAGAAGGTTGAAGTATTGAGCAAGTCTATAACACCTCCATTTACAATCGAAGAAAACACCGATGGTGGAGACGAACTGAGAATGAAATACCGTTACCTTGATTTACGTCGTAACAGTGTTCGTGAGAATCTGGTAATGCGTCATAAAATGGGTATCGAGATTCGTAATTTCCTTGATCAACTTAATTTTATTGAAACAGAAACACCAGTATTGATTAAGTCGACTCCAGAAGGAGCTCGTGACTTTATCGTTCCTTCGCGAATGAATCCAGGTGAGTTTTACGCTTTGCCACAATCTCCTCAGGTATTCAAACAATTGTTGATGATCTCTGGTTTCGACCGTTATTATCAAATTGTAAAATGTTTCCGCGACGAAGATCTTCGTGCTGACCGTCAGCCTGAATTTACTCAGATTGATTGCGAAATGGCATTCGTAGAGCAAGATGACATCTTAAATACTTTCGAAAGCTTAACGAAACACCTTTTCAAGAAATTGAAAAATGTTGAGCTAAATTTCGATTTCCCAAAGTTAGACTATGCTGATGCCATGAAATACTATGGTAACGATAAGCCTGACACTCGCTTCGAGATGAAATTTGTTGACTTAAGCGTTGTAGCTAAAGGAAATGATTTCAAAGTATTTGATGAAGCTGAATATATTGGAGCAATTTGTGCTACAGGTTGTGCTACTTACACACGTAAGCAATTAGATAAATTAACTGATTTTGTGAAGAAACCACAAATTGGAGCTAAAGGCCTAGTTTATGTGAAATATAACGAAGATGGTTCTTTCAAATCATCTGTAGATAAATTTTACTCTGCTGAACACCTACAAAAGTGGGCTGAAGCTTGTAATGCAAAACCAGGAGACTTAATCTTAGTTCTTGTTGGTGATCGCAACACAACACTTCCTCAACTTTCTGAATTGCGTCTTGAGATGGGGTCTCAACTTGGGTTGAGAGACAATGAGAAGTTCTCTCCACTTTGGGTTGTAGATTTTCCTCTATTGGAGTGGGATGAAGACAACAAGCGTTTTCACGCGATGCACCATCCATTTACATCTCCTAAAAAAGAAGATTTCCATTTATTGGATACAGATCCTGGAGCGGTTCGTGCAAATGCATATGACTTGGTTATTAATGGTGTTGAAATTGGTGGTGGTTCTATTCGTATTCACGATACAGAACAACAAGCTCAAATGTTCAAACACTTAGGTTTTACTGACGAAGAAGCTCAGGAGCAGTTTGGTTTCCTAATGGATGCTTTCCAATATGGTGCACCTCCACATGGTGGAATCGCCTTTGGATTTGACCGTTTAGCTTCTCTTTTTGCTGGTATCGAGTCTATTCGCGACGTGATTGCTTTCCCTAAAAATAATTCGGGACGCGATGTGATGATTGATTCACCTTCTACAATTGCTGAAGAACAAATGATTGAATTAGGTCTTGACTACAGAAAGAAGTCTGAATAA